The proteins below come from a single Streptomyces sp. MRC013 genomic window:
- a CDS encoding aspartate/glutamate racemase family protein: protein MRTIGLIGGMSWESTAEYYRLLNEFTRHRLGGLHSARCVLYSVDFAEIERLQVRGRWAEAGEILAGAARSLESAGVDMVLICTNTMHKVAGQVEAAVSVPLLHLADATAAAVRAAGARRVGLLGTAFTMEQDFYRGRLEAAGLEVCVPDAEGRALVHRVIYEELCLGVVREESRRSCQGVIGDLVAAGAEGVVLGCTEIELLVGPGDSAVPLFPTARLHAQAAVDAALAGYPS from the coding sequence GTGAGAACGATCGGGCTGATCGGGGGGATGAGCTGGGAGTCGACCGCGGAGTACTACCGGCTGCTCAACGAGTTCACGCGCCACCGGCTGGGCGGCCTGCACTCGGCCAGGTGCGTGCTGTACTCGGTGGACTTCGCGGAGATCGAGCGGTTGCAGGTCCGGGGCCGCTGGGCGGAGGCCGGGGAGATCCTGGCCGGGGCCGCTCGATCCCTGGAGAGCGCCGGGGTCGACATGGTGCTGATCTGCACCAACACCATGCACAAGGTCGCCGGCCAGGTGGAGGCGGCGGTCTCCGTCCCCCTGCTGCACCTGGCCGACGCCACCGCGGCCGCCGTACGGGCGGCGGGCGCGCGCAGGGTCGGCCTGCTCGGCACCGCGTTCACCATGGAGCAGGACTTCTACCGCGGTCGTCTCGAAGCGGCCGGACTGGAGGTGTGCGTCCCGGACGCCGAGGGGCGCGCGCTCGTGCACCGGGTGATCTACGAGGAGCTCTGCCTGGGCGTGGTGCGGGAGGAGTCGCGCAGGTCCTGTCAGGGGGTCATCGGGGACCTCGTCGCGGCGGGAGCGGAGGGGGTCGTCCTGGGCTGCACCGAGATCGAACTCCTCGTCGGCCCGGGGGACAGCGCCGTACCGCTCTTCCCCACCGCGCGGCTGCACGCGCAGGCGGCCGTGGACGCCGCCCTGGCCGGGTACCCCTCCTGA
- a CDS encoding HD domain-containing protein produces MTSWENPVPLPPFPDSPLARAADRMLCAASPPALVAHCYRTYRFGSAFLEGQRRGFDAEALFIASVLHDLALTETHDDPRAPFEVHGASLAERELHARGARPDLVELVRDAIALHMEVTTAEDPRPEVAAVHLGAAADVMGLRLDRLPPALLADVLELHPRQGFTAFVTDVVRRQAAAKPDSHIARMVRHDGFLKLVAAAPFGD; encoded by the coding sequence ATGACCAGCTGGGAGAACCCCGTGCCACTGCCCCCGTTCCCCGACTCGCCGCTCGCCCGCGCAGCCGACCGGATGCTGTGCGCCGCGAGCCCCCCGGCACTGGTGGCCCACTGCTACCGCACCTACCGCTTCGGCTCCGCCTTCCTCGAGGGGCAGCGGCGCGGGTTCGACGCGGAGGCGCTGTTCATCGCCTCCGTCCTGCACGACCTGGCGCTCACCGAGACGCACGACGATCCCCGGGCCCCGTTCGAGGTGCACGGGGCCTCGCTCGCCGAGCGGGAACTCCACGCCCGCGGAGCCCGCCCCGACCTCGTCGAACTGGTCCGGGACGCGATCGCCCTGCACATGGAGGTCACCACCGCCGAAGACCCCCGGCCGGAGGTGGCCGCGGTCCACCTGGGCGCCGCGGCGGACGTCATGGGGCTGCGCCTGGACCGACTGCCCCCCGCGCTCCTCGCCGACGTGCTCGAACTCCATCCCCGGCAAGGGTTCACCGCCTTCGTGACCGACGTGGTGCGCCGGCAGGCGGCCGCCAAGCCGGACTCGCACATCGCCCGGATGGTCCGGCACGACGGCTTCCTGAAGCTGGTCGCCGCCGCGCCGTTCGGGGACTGA
- a CDS encoding subtilase-type protease inhibitor — protein MRHRIAAVSAAALLTLAGASGVAQAQPSVLKAPSSVVLTVSQGEGAAAVVRSATLDCAPTVGGTHPNPRAACAELAATNGDFATLLASPDPNRVCPMHYDPITVGVNGVWEGKRVSWKHAFSNACVMSSTLNGDSVFAF, from the coding sequence GTGCGTCACCGTATCGCCGCCGTCTCCGCCGCCGCCCTCCTGACCCTGGCGGGCGCCTCCGGCGTCGCACAGGCCCAGCCCTCCGTGCTGAAGGCCCCCTCCTCGGTCGTCCTGACCGTCTCCCAGGGCGAGGGCGCGGCGGCCGTGGTGCGGAGCGCCACCCTCGACTGCGCGCCGACCGTCGGGGGCACGCACCCGAACCCCCGGGCGGCCTGCGCCGAACTGGCCGCCACGAACGGCGACTTCGCCACGCTTCTGGCCTCCCCCGACCCGAACCGGGTCTGCCCGATGCACTACGACCCGATCACCGTCGGCGTGAACGGCGTGTGGGAGGGCAAGCGCGTCTCCTGGAAGCACGCCTTCTCCAACGCGTGCGTCATGTCCTCGACGCTGAACGGCGACTCCGTCTTCGCCTTCTGA
- a CDS encoding MFS transporter: MDPTNGTPGRPRRRRGVFARRDFRLLWTGETASGLGNGVTAVALPLVAVEEMDAGSTAVGLLAAAVWAPWLLVGLPVGAWVDRRRKRPLMIACDTLSAAVLASVPLTAWLGALTFPHLLAAALVCGTAAVCFDTAYHSYVPVVLDGRDLAEGNARLQGGEAAARVAGPGTAGLLAQAFGAVAALAADALTFLVSALCLRGIGAVEPDRAPEEERAPLRRRIGEGLRFVGRDRYLRTMVVWGAVVNMALTGYQAVQVVFLVRTVGLEPAAVGLLLTGGSAGGIVGALAAPAVGRRFGTARGLLLLQAATAPFALLLPMTTAGPGLLLFATGAFLVGTGVSVANVVVGGFRQAYCPPHMLGRVVATVMAVNHSTIPLGSLLGGVLGDAVGYRLAMWIMTCVVAPSWLVLALGPMRRERDLPRAREPEQARAGAERDRARG; the protein is encoded by the coding sequence GTGGATCCGACGAACGGCACGCCAGGACGGCCCCGAAGGCGCCGGGGAGTGTTCGCCCGGCGGGATTTCCGCCTGCTCTGGACGGGCGAGACCGCGAGCGGGCTGGGGAACGGCGTCACCGCGGTGGCCCTGCCGCTGGTCGCGGTCGAGGAGATGGACGCCGGCTCCACCGCCGTCGGCCTGCTCGCCGCGGCGGTGTGGGCGCCCTGGCTGCTGGTGGGCCTGCCGGTGGGCGCATGGGTGGACCGGAGGCGTAAGCGGCCGCTGATGATCGCGTGCGACACGCTGTCCGCCGCGGTCCTGGCGAGCGTTCCGCTGACGGCGTGGCTCGGTGCGCTCACCTTCCCGCACCTGCTCGCCGCCGCGCTGGTCTGCGGCACCGCGGCGGTCTGCTTCGACACCGCCTACCACTCGTACGTCCCCGTCGTGCTCGACGGCCGCGACCTCGCCGAGGGCAACGCCAGGCTGCAGGGCGGCGAGGCCGCCGCCCGGGTCGCCGGACCGGGAACGGCGGGGCTGCTCGCCCAGGCGTTCGGCGCGGTCGCCGCGCTCGCGGCCGACGCGCTGACGTTCCTGGTCTCCGCCCTCTGCCTGAGGGGGATCGGAGCGGTCGAGCCGGACCGGGCTCCCGAGGAGGAGCGGGCCCCCCTCCGGCGGCGGATCGGCGAGGGGCTGCGCTTCGTGGGCCGGGACCGGTACCTGCGGACGATGGTCGTGTGGGGCGCCGTGGTCAACATGGCACTGACGGGATACCAGGCGGTCCAGGTCGTGTTCCTGGTCCGCACCGTCGGACTGGAACCGGCCGCGGTAGGGCTGCTGCTGACCGGCGGCAGCGCCGGCGGCATCGTGGGCGCGCTGGCGGCTCCCGCGGTCGGCCGGCGGTTCGGCACCGCGCGCGGGCTGCTCCTCCTGCAGGCCGCCACCGCGCCGTTCGCGCTGCTCCTGCCGATGACCACGGCGGGACCGGGGCTGCTGCTGTTCGCGACGGGCGCCTTCCTCGTCGGGACCGGCGTCTCGGTGGCCAACGTCGTGGTGGGCGGCTTCCGGCAGGCGTACTGCCCGCCGCACATGCTCGGCCGGGTCGTGGCGACGGTGATGGCGGTCAACCACAGCACCATCCCGCTCGGCTCCCTGCTCGGGGGCGTACTCGGCGACGCCGTCGGGTACCGGCTGGCCATGTGGATCATGACGTGCGTCGTCGCACCCTCCTGGCTCGTCCTCGCCCTGGGCCCGATGCGCCGCGAACGCGACCTTCCGCGGGCCCGCGAACCGGAACAGGCCCGCGCCGGGGCTGAACGGGACCGTGCCCGGGGCTGA
- a CDS encoding GNAT family protein translates to MTLLTHWPLAGLRLTTPRLELRLPDPEDLAALASLAADGVHDPAVQPFTAAWTDAAPEQRARGVLQYHWRCWGEWRPEDWRLNLVVVKDGVVVGTQGVSARDFPIRREVGTGSWLGRAHQGRGLGTEMRAAVLHLAFAGLGARYAVSGAYADNAASLGVSRKLGYREDGVERHVVRAEPAVLHRLRLTAERWRRYRSVPVEAEGLPECLPWFGLT, encoded by the coding sequence ATGACGCTGCTGACCCACTGGCCGCTCGCGGGACTGCGGTTGACCACACCGCGGCTGGAGCTACGGCTGCCGGACCCGGAGGACCTCGCCGCGCTGGCCTCGCTGGCCGCCGACGGCGTGCACGACCCGGCGGTGCAGCCGTTCACCGCGGCGTGGACCGACGCGGCTCCCGAGCAGCGCGCCCGGGGCGTCCTGCAGTACCACTGGCGCTGCTGGGGCGAGTGGCGCCCGGAGGACTGGCGGCTGAACCTGGTGGTCGTGAAGGACGGTGTCGTCGTGGGCACGCAGGGCGTCAGCGCCCGGGACTTCCCGATCCGTCGCGAAGTGGGCACCGGCTCCTGGCTCGGCAGGGCGCACCAAGGCCGGGGACTGGGGACCGAGATGCGCGCGGCCGTCCTCCACCTGGCCTTCGCCGGGCTCGGTGCGCGGTACGCCGTTTCGGGGGCGTACGCGGACAACGCGGCCTCACTGGGGGTGTCGCGCAAGCTCGGCTACCGCGAGGACGGCGTCGAGCGCCATGTCGTACGCGCCGAGCCCGCCGTGCTGCACAGGCTCCGCCTCACCGCCGAGCGGTGGCGGCGGTACCGCTCGGTCCCGGTGGAGGCGGAGGGGCTGCCGGAGTGCCTGCCGTGGTTCGGCCTGACGTGA
- a CDS encoding helix-turn-helix domain-containing protein, translated as MPAPRRVVIVAFPGVDLLDVTGPAEVFSVASGITGEGRPGYRVQIAAARAGELPTSSGVRLVADVALAEVRGRVDTLLVPGAISPADGGVEPVVDTAVVEWLRTAVPRTRRTASVCAGAHVLAAAGLLDGLPATTHWLTAERLAADHPRIAVDPDPIFIRAGRVWTCAGMTSGMDMALAMVAEDHGQAPALATARAMVMYVKRPGGQSQFSVPLSIHAPRGDRIEELRRWIADHLTDELSAEALAERAHLSVRHLARLFRQRTGTTPASYVEALRVEAARRLLEETDRGLPEVATASGLGSVETLHRAFRRRLATTPTEYRRRFRFPPAAGTAGAFPGGPASPPDRTPTP; from the coding sequence GTGCCCGCACCCCGCAGAGTCGTCATCGTCGCCTTCCCCGGTGTGGACCTCCTGGACGTCACCGGTCCGGCCGAGGTCTTCTCGGTGGCCTCGGGCATCACCGGGGAGGGCCGCCCCGGGTACCGGGTGCAGATCGCGGCGGCCCGAGCCGGCGAGCTGCCCACCTCCAGCGGGGTCCGGTTGGTGGCCGACGTGGCGCTCGCGGAGGTTCGGGGGCGGGTGGACACGCTGCTCGTGCCGGGGGCGATCAGCCCGGCCGACGGCGGCGTCGAGCCGGTGGTCGACACCGCCGTCGTCGAGTGGCTGCGCACGGCGGTCCCCCGGACCCGTCGCACCGCCTCGGTCTGCGCGGGCGCGCACGTGCTGGCCGCGGCGGGACTCCTCGACGGGCTGCCCGCCACCACCCACTGGCTCACCGCCGAGCGGCTCGCCGCCGACCACCCGCGGATCGCCGTCGACCCGGACCCGATCTTCATCCGGGCCGGACGGGTGTGGACGTGCGCGGGGATGACCTCGGGGATGGACATGGCCCTGGCCATGGTCGCCGAGGACCACGGCCAGGCCCCGGCGCTCGCCACCGCCCGGGCGATGGTCATGTACGTGAAACGCCCCGGCGGACAGAGCCAGTTCAGCGTGCCGCTCTCGATCCACGCACCCCGAGGGGACCGGATCGAGGAGCTGCGCCGGTGGATCGCCGACCACCTCACCGACGAACTGTCGGCCGAGGCGCTCGCCGAACGGGCGCACCTCAGCGTGCGTCACCTCGCCCGGCTGTTCCGGCAGCGCACCGGCACCACGCCCGCCTCCTACGTCGAAGCCCTCCGGGTGGAAGCCGCGCGCCGCCTCCTGGAGGAGACCGACCGCGGTCTGCCCGAAGTGGCGACCGCCAGCGGTCTCGGCTCCGTGGAGACCCTGCACCGGGCCTTCCGCCGCCGGCTCGCCACCACTCCGACCGAATACCGGCGACGCTTCCGCTTCCCGCCCGCCGCCGGCACCGCCGGAGCCTTCCCCGGCGGCCCCGCCTCCCCACCCGACCGGACGCCCACCCCATGA
- a CDS encoding AI-2E family transporter, with protein MPASLSSAKTATALRTSARVSVELLLVLVAVSAALWLLGRMWSVVWPLVVGLFLTTLTWPAARFLRRHGWPPALAASAVTVVFLLVAAGIVALIAVPVASQSGELADGVTQGIQRMREWAAGPPLNIGDDQITGALDTAVARLQNSVGSMVTAVVAGVGTVVDGVVTAVLALFLMFFFLKDGPRFLPWLARQFPGRLATDVPVVAARIWETLGAFVRSQAFVGLLDAVLIGTGLWFLDVPLVLPLAVLTFVSAFVPIVGALFAGLVAVLIALVSNGLADALIVLAVIVVVQQIEGNVFQPMIQSRGLGLHAAVVLLAVTLGGSLAGIVGSLLAVPAAALIAVVWNHLREQLGEQPREPEADEPRSGAAVPS; from the coding sequence ATGCCTGCTTCGCTGAGTTCCGCCAAAACCGCCACCGCGCTGCGCACATCGGCGCGCGTCTCCGTCGAACTGCTGCTGGTCCTCGTGGCGGTGTCGGCCGCCCTGTGGCTCCTGGGGCGGATGTGGTCGGTCGTCTGGCCCCTCGTCGTGGGCTTGTTCCTCACCACGCTGACCTGGCCCGCGGCCCGCTTCCTGCGCCGGCACGGGTGGCCCCCGGCGCTGGCCGCCTCGGCGGTCACCGTGGTGTTCCTGCTGGTGGCCGCGGGCATCGTGGCGCTGATCGCGGTTCCGGTGGCGTCGCAGTCCGGTGAGTTGGCCGACGGCGTGACCCAGGGCATCCAGAGGATGCGCGAGTGGGCCGCCGGGCCGCCGTTGAACATCGGCGACGACCAGATCACCGGTGCCCTCGACACGGCCGTCGCCCGCCTGCAGAACAGCGTCGGCAGCATGGTCACCGCGGTGGTCGCGGGGGTGGGCACCGTGGTCGACGGCGTGGTGACCGCCGTCCTGGCGCTCTTCCTGATGTTCTTCTTCCTCAAGGACGGCCCGAGGTTCCTGCCCTGGCTGGCCCGTCAGTTCCCCGGGCGGCTGGCCACGGACGTCCCGGTCGTGGCGGCGCGCATCTGGGAGACGCTCGGCGCGTTCGTGCGCTCCCAGGCGTTCGTCGGGCTGCTCGACGCCGTCCTCATCGGCACCGGCCTGTGGTTCCTCGACGTTCCGCTGGTGCTCCCGCTGGCCGTGCTGACCTTCGTGTCCGCGTTCGTGCCGATCGTGGGCGCCCTCTTCGCCGGCCTGGTCGCGGTGCTCATCGCCCTGGTCTCCAACGGCCTGGCGGACGCGCTGATCGTACTGGCGGTCATCGTCGTGGTGCAGCAGATCGAGGGCAACGTGTTCCAGCCCATGATCCAGAGCCGCGGACTCGGCCTCCACGCCGCGGTGGTCCTCCTGGCGGTCACCCTGGGCGGCAGCCTGGCCGGCATCGTGGGCAGCCTCCTCGCGGTACCGGCGGCCGCGCTGATCGCGGTGGTCTGGAACCACCTGCGCGAGCAGCTCGGCGAGCAGCCGCGGGAGCCGGAGGCGGACGAACCGCGCTCCGGCGCGGCCGTCCCGTCCTGA